From the Paraflavitalea soli genome, the window ACAGCCCATACACCGGAAGGCACTGGCTGGATATTGGGCAACAGGCCGGATACCCATTCTTTTTTTACTGTGGCTGCATCTGCATTCATTTTGCCAGCTACTGCCGCACTGTATACGGTCATAGCAGCATCACATACGCAAAACATAACACCGCTGTCCTGTAATTCATTGATGCCAATGGCTATGGGACCAAAGCCCGGCACTTTAAAATCACCTGGTTTGGGTTTCCAGAATGGATTGCGGGTGGCAGGTTGTTTGGTAGCAGGATCATCTGCCTTGAATAATTCGCCGAAATTGTATTTGGCCCACAGACCGTCTTCCATGGCATAAGGAATAGCATCATGCCTCAGAATAACAACAACGCCGCATTCTTTTTCGGGTGTGCCGGTAGCTGCATTGGTAAGCATAAAAACACGTGGCCATGCAAAGGGAAATATCTCATGGGGCCTTGTAGCGTCGAATACAATACGGTGCTTGCCTTTAATTTTATTGAACCAGGCATCTGCATCAGCTATCTCATTGGGGGTTAATCCCGGAGAAGCCATCAGTCCAAAAGGTGTAGCCAATGTTGTAA encodes:
- a CDS encoding twin-arginine translocation signal domain-containing protein, with protein sequence MQNNDLNMSSRRGFLGTLATGAAALGVTTLATPFGLMASPGLTPNEIADADAWFNKIKGKHRIVFDATRPHEIFPFAWPRVFMLTNAATGTPEKECGVVVILRHDAIPYAMEDGLWAKYNFGELFKADDPATKQPATRNPFWKPKPGDFKVPGFGPIAIGINELQDSGVMFCVCDAAMTVYSAAVAGKMNADAATVKKEWVSGLLPNIQPVPSGVWAVNRAQEHGCSYCFAG